Below is a genomic region from Microbacterium sp. LWO12-1.2.
GCGTGACGGGTACGCCCCTCAGCCTGGCCCCAGGGGGAGACGGGGTGACGACCACCGGAGGTCTTACCCTCACCACCACCGTGCGGGTGGTCGACCGGGTTCATCGCGACACCACGGACGGTCGGGCGGACGCCCTTCCAGCGCATGCGGCCGGCCTTACCCCAGTTGATGTTCGACTGCTCGGCGTTGCCGACCTCGCCGATGGTCGCGCGGCAGCGCGCATCGACGTTGCGGATCTCGCCCGAGGGCAGACGCAGCTGGGCGTAGGGGCCATCCTTGGCGACGAGACGGACGGAGACTCCGGCCGAACGTGCCATCTTCGCGCCGCCACCGGGGCGGAGCTCGATTGCGTGGATGACGGTACCCGTCGGGATGTTCTTCAGCGGGAGGTTGTTGCCCGGCTTGATGTCAGCCCCGGCGCCCGACTCGACGATGTCGCCCTGCTTCAGCTTGTTCGGCGCGATGATGTAGCGCTTCTCGCCGTCGAAGTAGTGCAGCAGCGCGATGCGTGCGGTGCGGTTGGGGTCGTACTCGATGTGAGCGACCTTGGCGTTGACGCCGTCCTTGTCATTGCGACGGAAGTCGATGACGCGGTACTGGCGCTTGTGGCCACCACCGATGTGACGGGTCGTGATGCGGCCCTGGTTGTTACGACCACCGGTCTTCGAGAGCGGGCGCAGCAGCGACTTCTCCGGCGTCGATCGAGTGATCTCGGCGAAGTCAGCCACCGACGAGCCGCGACGGCCCGGGGTCGTGGGCTTGTACTTGCGAATAGCCATTATTGTCCTTATCCCCCGGATCAGCCGATTGCCGTGAAGATGTCGATGGTGCCCGACTTCAGGGTGACGATGGCGCGCTTGGTGTCCTTGCGCTTGCCGGTTCCGAAGCGGGTGCGACGAGCCTTGCCGACGCGGTTGAGGGTGTTGACCCCAGCGACCTTGACGCCGAAGATCTTCTCGATGGCGAGCTTGATCTCGGTCTTCGAAGCGCGCGGGTCGACGAGGAAGGTGTACTTACCCTCATCGATGAGACCGTAGCTCTTCTCGGACACGACCGGCTTCAGGATGATGTCGCGCGGGTCCTTGTTCAGGGCCGTCTGGAGAACAGATGCCTGCTCGCTCATGCGGAGACCTCCTGGTTGGCGCCGGACTTCGAGGCGATGAAGCCCTCGAGCGCGGCCTGGGTGAAGACGATGTCGTCGGAGACGAGCACGTCGTAGGCGTTGAGCTGGTCGAACGTCAGCACGTGCAGGTTCGACAGGTTGCGGATGCTCTTCAGCGTCACGTCGTCGTTGCGCTCGATGACGACGAGCACGTTCTTCGACGAGACGACGTTGGTGAGGAAGCTCACCGCGGACTTGGTCGAAGGCGTGCCGTCGATCCCGAAGGACTCGATGGCGTGGATGCGGTCACCACGGAAGCGGTCGCTGAGCGCACCCAGGAGGGCGGCGGCGATCATCTTCTTGGGGGTGCGCTGCGAGTAGTCACGCGGCTTCGGTCCGTGGACGATGCCACCACCGGTCATGTGCGGCGCGCGGATGGAACCCTGACGGGCGTTACCCGTGCCCTTCTGCTTGAAGGGCTTGCGGCCGGCACCGGAGACCTCGCCACGACGCTTGGTCGAGTGCGTGCCCTGGCGTGCCGCCGCGAGCTGCGCGACGACGACCTGGTGGATGAGCGGGATGTTCGTCTTGGCGTCGAACAGCGCGGCGGGAAGCTCGATCGAGCCTGCCTTCTTGCCGTCTGCCTTGAGGACGTCGAGCGCGAGAGTGGAGTCAGCCATGTTCAGGCACCCTTCACTGCGTTGCGGACATAGACGATGCGGCCACGAGCACCGGGGACGGCGCCCTTGACGAGCAGCAGACCCTTCTCGATGTCGACGGCGTGCACCGTGAGGTTGAGGACGGTCACGCGCTCGCCACCCATACGGCCGGCCATGCG
It encodes:
- the rplB gene encoding 50S ribosomal protein L2, whose translation is MAIRKYKPTTPGRRGSSVADFAEITRSTPEKSLLRPLSKTGGRNNQGRITTRHIGGGHKRQYRVIDFRRNDKDGVNAKVAHIEYDPNRTARIALLHYFDGEKRYIIAPNKLKQGDIVESGAGADIKPGNNLPLKNIPTGTVIHAIELRPGGGAKMARSAGVSVRLVAKDGPYAQLRLPSGEIRNVDARCRATIGEVGNAEQSNINWGKAGRMRWKGVRPTVRGVAMNPVDHPHGGGEGKTSGGRHPVSPWGQAEGRTRHANKESDKYIVRRRNAGKKRK
- the rplW gene encoding 50S ribosomal protein L23, which encodes MSEQASVLQTALNKDPRDIILKPVVSEKSYGLIDEGKYTFLVDPRASKTEIKLAIEKIFGVKVAGVNTLNRVGKARRTRFGTGKRKDTKRAIVTLKSGTIDIFTAIG
- the rplD gene encoding 50S ribosomal protein L4; its protein translation is MADSTLALDVLKADGKKAGSIELPAALFDAKTNIPLIHQVVVAQLAAARQGTHSTKRRGEVSGAGRKPFKQKGTGNARQGSIRAPHMTGGGIVHGPKPRDYSQRTPKKMIAAALLGALSDRFRGDRIHAIESFGIDGTPSTKSAVSFLTNVVSSKNVLVVIERNDDVTLKSIRNLSNLHVLTFDQLNAYDVLVSDDIVFTQAALEGFIASKSGANQEVSA